A portion of the Lolium rigidum isolate FL_2022 chromosome 1, APGP_CSIRO_Lrig_0.1, whole genome shotgun sequence genome contains these proteins:
- the LOC124649804 gene encoding F-box only protein 7-like, whose amino-acid sequence MEAACLASPDWSDLPADILRSILELLECPDNLRVAAVCTAWHRASSEAVCRINQFPCLLYCTEAAGPSAVGMYSLLEQRAYTITLPDPPITGRYLIGSSHGWLITADEKSDLVLLNPISGEQVRLPPVTTMEHIKPVMSGDGVLEQYEMSYYHGMFETPEQPTSTHRLDEYRETVYFKAVLSSDPSSAGDCTVMLIHQPYWQLSFAKIGGDTWNWIAIDTDYTDCIHHDGWFYAVNIEGTVDSFYLNGSSIIHKRITYQMLVPPKMVVYIVQAPWGDKLLVSRTINHDTECTFEIVVYKVDPDGKKLIKMTGIGDHVLFIGHNASLCLPLSDHPQLMSNCVYFTDNVLDSLFQEKTKKRDMGIYHFERNTVTKIVSPELWMTWLPPVWLTPNTSKKGITGPGAWNNGDMED is encoded by the exons ATGGAAGCTGCATGTCTAGCGTCTCCAGATTGGTCTGACCTGCCGGCGGATATACTGCGCAGCATACTCGAGTTGCTCGAGTGCCCGGACAACCTCCGGGTTGCCGCTGTCTGCACGGCGTGGCACAGGGCGTCCTCCGAGGCAGTCTGCCGCATCAACCAGTTCCCCTGTTTACTCTATTGCAccgaggccgccggccctagcGCTGTCGGCATGTACAGCCTCTTGGAGCAGAGAGCATACACCATTACCCTGCCAGACCCACCAATCACCGGGCGGTATTTGATTGGCTCATCCCATGGCTGGCTTATCACTGCAGATGAAAAGTCTGATCTGGTGCTGCTCAACCCCATTAGCGGCGAGCAGGTGAGACTCCCGCCGGTAACTACCATGGAACACATCAAACCCGTTATGAGCGGCGATGGGGTCCTTGAACAGTATGAGATGTCTTATTACCATGGAATGTTTGAAACTCCCGAACAGCCAACCTCTACTCACCGATTGGATGAATACCGTGAAACTGTATATTTCAAAGCTGTCTTGTCGTCTGATCCGTCTTCTGCTGGCGATTGCACCGTTATGCTAATCCATCAGCCGTACTGGCAGCTCTCGTTTGCAAAAATCGGAGGAGATACTTGGAACTGGATCGCAATAGACACCGATTATACTGACTGCATTCATCACGACGGATGGTTTTATGCTGTTAATATTGAGGGAACAGTCGACAGCTTCTACTTAAATGGTTCATCTATCATTCATAAACGGATTACCTATCAGATGCTAGTGCCACCTAAGATGGTAGTCTACATCGTTCAAGCCCCATGGGGTGATAAGCTCCTAGTTAGTAGAACTATAAATCATGACACGGAGTGTACGTTCGAAATTGTGGTGTATAAGGTTGATCCCGACGGTAAGAAACTTATCAAGATGACAGGAATAGGTGACCATGTGCTGTTTATTGGGCATAATGCTTCCCTCTGCCTTCCACTGAGTGATCACCCCCAGTTGATGTCCAATTGTGTTTATTTTACTGATAACGTTCTTGACTCGTTATTTCAAGAGAAAACCAAGAAGCGTGATATGGGGATTTATCATTTCGAAAGAAATACTGTGACGAAAATCGTGTCTCCCGAGCTTTGGATGACCTGGTTACCTCCGGTGTGGTTGACGCCCAATACTTCAAAAAAAG GCATCACAGGACCCGGTGCTTGGAATAATGGAGACATGGAGGACTAA